The sequence CAGTTAGTtacaccaaaaaaataaaaaccagtcGCTACTTcagtgtcaccgacatcttttcataaaaatcctttctttgggatttttcccccttctgacaagctgtggcctcagcaacaaaatgtaaacaacgcTTATATgttggtgtggaatgcaacaggtggatccgtgattgatctctggtggatgtttggatttactggccactaacagcagagctgggtctcaatctctgctgggacacagacctttgttcttGATtcctttcctattcttagcttagctagccttctgagaacttttccctctattctttttagtatagtcataatgtaatatatatcataaaataataaatcaagccttctgaacattaggtcaacattctcgcctctctcttcatactgcaacccttgtgaccactgtgacacttcTGCAACTGTTAATGTGATAATAAACAGCAAATAGTCTCTATTTTAGTGTTTTGCAGGAGCCTTAACTATATTTATCACACAAAAATATATAATCTACACCGGGATTATGGTAAAAAGGCTGACAAATTAGACTGTacaaaaagcagttaaaaagtgattacaaactgtactATACCAAAATAATTTCGAAAAGCCAATATGACAGTGAAGGGCAATGACGACATCATTATTTCTTACAGACCATGGCAGCAACACAGCAAGGccaggtgtcccctgtccctggcactCACCTGTGCAGCACACACTCACAtggcccagctctggctcctgtcACTGGCTCTGGGTCTGCttggccagggctgggcttggcaaGGTTTGGGCCCATTCCCCGTTGGTCCTGCAGGTTCCcagctgagcagctccagagcacagaACCTCGCTGGGATCCACCTTCTCAGCACTCCCTGTGTGAGACAGGCCAGGCttggttcccagccctgcctcccttGGCACCTGCCACCGACATTGGTTTCCCTGGACGTTGTGGTTTGGGGCTTCCTACCCTCTCACTGTCCCTGCAGACAGtgaagctgctcctggagcagacCCTGAATGGAGCAGAGCCTCTGCTGTCCCACCCccttccccagtgccaccccctgtcccctgcctgtctgCAGCACACAGAGGTGGAGTCACCCCCAGCTGTGGCTCCCCTGAACACAAAGGAGACACAGAGCAGTCCAAATCAACTCCTTTATTAGCAGGGTAGGAAAACCtgcaatcacttgttttaaaattgtaaaggtttattagtaataaaattgctatgaaaattattataaaaaaCTAGAGCAACAAGCATTTGGACAATCAGAATAGGACAATAGAAGACAATAAAAAGGAAAGAGTTACAGACATCTGGGTGCGTTTTACTCCTTTTGCCAAGCAAAAGCCCaccttgctaacaaaggattattccttaaaagcaatagcctattgcatattcatatatctcatacatgatgcaaaaattattttcaaacaaagggtCTTTTCTGGTTATTGTCAATTCTCCTCTCCATCTGCAGAAGATGCTGGCAGACAGGATTCTCCACATGGGCCATGCCAAAGGCTTTTGTTCAGCAGAGAGGCCAAGGttaggagcagctcctgctggggctgagggctggagggaagggcagcagccccaggcacctgagcaggagcagctgccctggaCAGAGACACAGCACCTCTGAGACAGGGAGTGAAAGCACTGCCTGAGGCTGGGACAGTCGTGTCACTGCTCTCCTGAGCCTGCAGGCACAACAGCTCCTGCTGGAAGAGCAGCCTCAGTTGATCCTGAAGGCTGCAGTTAGGGAGGGAAGGATGACATTCAAAAGCCAAGCAGCCCAGCTTGCAGCCAGCGTGGAGCTCCCCTCAGACCCTGCAGGCCTTTCTCCGAGCAGGACACCTCCTTGGTGCAGGAAAACTGCCTTTGGGGCACTGTCCCTTCTTGTCTCACAGCAGCTGATCCAAGAGGTGCTTTGAGTGCtgccctttgccccatccctgcccctgggctCAGGATGGCCACGAGGTGATTGTCCCAAGGAGTGGGTTTGGTTTGCCTCTAGGACAAAGCCAAGGGAGATGTTTATGGCAAACAGACAAGAGGATTCTGGCTTTTTCATGAAGCAAGGGAGTTGCTGAGTGGTGGATGCAATAATGCACCTTATTTCACCAAATTTGGGAGCAATTGGATACCATTGTCTTTGCTGGACTTCAGAATATCATCATTGTAACTGCATTTTCTGGAGAGCCTGGTACAAAGTTCTCATAAATTGCAAAGCTTCTGTGGTTTTTCCTGGCCAAGGATGTGGCCTAATGCTTCTCCAGCTCAGACAGAGCTTCCTGCTTGGTAATTCTCCCCCATGCCTCAGGGATTTCTCCTTTGCCCTGAAATTTCCCATCATACAAAGCTTCCAGCTGTGTCCTGAAATGAGACACAAACCATTTCCAGTACGCCTGCATGGATGAATCAGGAAGAATGTTCCAAGTGGAAATAGGAGGTCCAGCAGTACGGTATCTCTTGTAGGGGATCCATTTGCCATTATCAAACCTGAATTTGAGATTACTTGTAACAAGGCTGGAACAAATATCAATGACCAGGTCATTTGTGCCATGCCACGTGGTTCCCATCAAAGCTCGTGGGCGATGGAAGACCACCTGATGGTCTCCATCGTGATTCCGCATTGTGTTTGTGCAGACAGCCCCACAAAAGGGACACTGTGCCCAGCACCCTGAAAAATGCTCTGCCAggatggtgtgaggctgccatGAAAATGAGCTCAGGTCAGCATCATCAAACTCTTCCATGAGCCTGTCCCTCAGGTAATTAAGACGTTGTGCCATGGCACTGCTCAGGAACTCAATGTCTGTGACCTCCTGGTGCTCGATGCCCTTCAGGTCACTTCTGGGCAAGTTGATCACCTCTGTCAGTTCCCTGCAAAATTCATCCAGCCAAAGACAGACTTTGTCTTGTCTGTCTTTTCTGTCTTTGACAGCTTGAGTTGATGAAGAAATAGCTGACAGGATATTTCGATAGAGATTATTAAAGGAGTCCTCTAAAAACTTCCTCAGCCTTCTGCTCCCATCTAAACAGTAACTCTGAACTTGTATTCCAATGTATTTCTGAAAAAATTCCTCTGGACGCTTAAGGTAACATTTGAAATACTCAAAATTTTCCTGTTCTGCCAGGTATCTCAGGATGCAAACTTCCAGattggctctgctgccctggaaATCTGGGAATTTGCCCTTCATGTAATCAGCGATGCCTATAGCTGTCCTGTCATAGGCTGCCCTGCTAAGAGCTGGTTCAATCTTGTCACAAAGAGAGGCAGCAAAAGTTGTGACAGAAGTGGCTCCTTGGCAGGAAATCTGGAAACATTGGAAGAAATCTTCTCTCTTGCTGCTCAGGTACACAGCTGGGTCATTTGCCATTTGGAATGCTTCATGCATGGCTTTAAACCTTTCTGCTGCCATTGTACACAGATACAGAGACAAATCCATGCTATAATCTCTGTTAAAAGTACGAGTTGCATTGCTGGAGGCAGAGGTGACACCTTTCTGTACTTCATTGAGTATTTCATGAATAAAATTTCTATTGTAATCGcgtttctcctcttccttcttaGCAATGTTTGCCTTCACACATGCTATGATGTTGCCAGTGATGTGCTGAAAGTTGATCACATCAGCATTGGAAATGCTCCTGGGATCTGAGATATAGCCCAAATACTTTTTCTTCATGATGTGTTTCTCAGGATCAAAAGAAAAccctctgcctctgggaaatgacCTGATCCGTGCATGGAAACCTGGCTCCTTAAAGTGCTCTAGAAGGACATCTTCAATTTCTTTCTCGATATTCACCTGTTCTGGAGGACGAGCAGCACGGGAGACTTCCGTAATCCACTGGGTCCAGACAAGAGTGAAGTTGTCCTTCAGTTCTCTCTCACTGAGGCTCTTCCCTTTCAGACTCACAGCCAGCTCCCGACTCCTTCTCAGGAGCTCATCTTCATAGTGCAACTTCCTGGCATCCAGTTTCCTCTGCTCCTTCTGTAGCTCAATGAGATTCtcacatttcttttttgtttcatgAAGAAGAGTCTCTTTCAGTTCTTTCAGCTTCAGCTCTGTGTTTGATTTCCACTGGACCAGTGTCGCACGGTCTTTGTCTTCCCTGAAATACTTTTCCACTTCTTTCTCAATGGCATCACTTGTCTTTTGCACTTCCCCTTCAAGGTGCTGTCTGGTGACATTCTGCATCTCCCCATTCCGAATTTTTTTGTCCAGTCTCATCTGTACATCTAAGATGTGACTTCTAAGCTTCCAGGTCCACTGACTGTAGGCACTTTCCAGTTTCCTGTACACAGCAATCTCCAGGGAATTCTTGAAGCTGAACACAAAGTTTTCATTCAGCAAAGCATTCCAAAGGTCACCAATACGACCTTTCAGGCTCGAGAGCCTCAAAATGCTGCCCTGTGACTGCTTCTTGGCAGACTGGAGGATTTTGCTCTTGAGTTGCTGGACATTGTGGCTATAGGTGGGGTTGGGTGGTGCCATTGGGGGGTCTCCTACCCACAGGTGAGCAAAGTAGTGAATGTGGGTGTTCACATCAAAGCCAATGACATCGCTGAAGGAGGAGACATCGCAGAATTCCTGCTGAGCAGCTACCACAGTCATTTCATCCAGCTTTTCCTGGAAATGCCTTTGTGCTTCCTTGTTCTGCTCCTTGGCAGTTGCTTCTCCCACATTTTGGTGGACAAAGAGGCAGCTTGGGGAAAGATTGACTTGCTTCATCCTCAGGAAAGCCTGCACAGCGATCTGGAGAACATCTTGCATTTCTGATGGATTTTCTCCAAAGATATTGATCATTGTCATGTTGCCAACACCAATGACAAAGGTGGCCAGCTCGTTGTCATGGTTCAGGGACTGCTTATTTGCCGTCTGGATGGCACGAAGTCCCTCTGTGTCAACCACCAGCACAAAATCAAAGCCCAAGTCTTGCTGCAGCTCCTCGCCCACTGGGATGAGCTGCATGAAGGCTCCGCGGGTGCATCTCCCTGCGCTGACGTTGAACTGCAGACCAAACATGGCATTCAGCAGGGTGGACTTGCCTGTGCTCTGGATGCCGAGCACGGAGAGCACAAACACTCGTTTGTCCCCCAGCCTCTCAATTAAGCTGTCAAAGATTGCTCCCACCCAGTGCAAGGGCAGGTAAGAAGCAtccccatccatcagctccatggGATAACCTGAAACCATCAGCTCTGCTGCAATTTCTGGCAGTTTGACAAAATTGTCTTTCTTGGATTTTATTAATTGCAGAGCTTCATAAATCTGCCCTGCTTCCCTCAGAAGGTGCTCCAGGCCGATGGATGAATTGTTGAGTACATCAGAAATGGAATCCAGCTGATTCATCAAATTCTTCACACGAGTttgttcctggttttttttttcggTCAGGTTTTCAGACCATAACTTGTGATAGTCTCTCCTCAGTTCTTCAAGGCGACCACAAGACAGCTCATCCATAAAGACCTTCATCCAGTGCAGGAAGTATTTCTTGGTATCTGCTGGCTGAGCCTGGAGAAAGCCAAGGAACGAATTCATCAGTGTGTTGAGGGGGAAAGCTTGCTCAAGTTGCTTCCTTCTTAGTTCTGACTTCTCATATTCAATTTGGCTCCGATGATGCTCAACACTCTTGTTCCCCTTCTCCTGCAAGCGAGTGAGTTCTTTGTCCTTTTGGCACCACTGGTGCCACAGTTTTCCTTGaagtggcagcagctgggatttgATCTCAGACAGCTTCTCTTTCTTCAGAAgctccaccagctcctttgccttTCCTTTAGCTGTCACACATGCATCTTGATCTGCATCCACTATGAATCCGAGCTGGCGAGCTTTGTCCACGCAGGCCTCCAGGCTAAAACATGGATTAGAACCTTCCAGGAGATTTCCAATTGTCTTGGTCAGTTGATCCATCAGTTCTGCTTCATTTCTGTTCTTGATCCCTATTTTTATGTTTTTGCTGGCTTGTCCAGCTGCAACGTTCTCTTTTTCCGTGAGAAGACAAAGCAAAGGCCTTTGTGACTGCCACAGGTCCTCCAGAAGCTTTTTACCCCTGTTGTCCATGTGCTCCCAATTGGGCACAAGAGCCACATTGACAGCAGATATCTCCTTCAGGAACTGCAGCTGTGCTCCGTGATCCCTGGCGTCTCCATGCAGGTTACAGAAAGCCACACAGCGCTCAAAGGTGTCATCCGGGTTTCCACGGGGGCAGTACCAGGCAATCTCCACCACCCCTTCCATCAGCGAACGCTctctggtgctgcctctgcagtggcGATGGAAGAAAGTGTCGTGTTTGTGTTTGCTCAGCAGACCATTCAGGAGCTGGGACTTGGAAGAGGAGGCCGAGCTGCCAATGCGGATGAAGGACACAATGGGTGTGTGTGCCTGAAAGATGAGTTTGTTGTTGTAACTCTTTGTGTGGGCCTGATTTCCTGACTTCTCCACCTCTTTCCAGCTCCTTTGGATTTGGCTGAGGGCGTAGAGTGGGAACTCAATGTGTGAAGTGCTTGGGTTGGGCACCAGCAGAGGCA comes from Melospiza melodia melodia isolate bMelMel2 chromosome 3, bMelMel2.pri, whole genome shotgun sequence and encodes:
- the LOC134416526 gene encoding interferon-induced very large GTPase 1-like is translated as MASQEDTQERDEKTQLLAVALQKEGLDTQYWLPKVTQILGIKCREALQHVEYEDYLKLECKVQHPWEKKALLKFLKITNDKITIKEVQKEYLEEKKQSQEVAKQALNDLTEMLNSCRHSQDALREKAETLWQAMEIPKEFWPAPKKPLADMLESIQKQLEQQELSAGRKGNIPDTEMLRRASGGLALQGIYRTSRPEDVLAMREQLLRVPDGFQLAGPVQGSLLETKEFSSSAAESTFTKSMEQLGFSMSISAKALFWRLLPIGSIDHSNSSQSQDTQQSRSEQSYFCITKYQYIPLASCYFQTHQLCLSDAALRELQDMEQLLSFSWEEDNPTLVKMCESFFRRFGSHINQGPLHFGGIFWWKASTEGFQAEQREEVKKQTSKALNSFVRKSYGDFLVSAAGALDVTKSSSQASVKGRARESSHSEIQLYVANTGGPADTSSLPQWKTGLVSDNTTWCVIDRGFQLIPVWDVILCNHCGDFKSVDQMSRALKAAYKVLTNESVGTIFRDELSSAVQEARDFMGTVKAWEVTKVDEKKLLMLMELKDDLSAKTRNSSVWINVCLSDKALQDFLVNTVQSCQESPLENTTFVKVLLGNLLNPHIHYVKDFPEASFIMQWVFQTEHPLLRSPKVSELQELIKTLQQMQEHIHAPGSSASDVHVAKIEATQTSSLAIYSLLQSLQEQAQKDMELLVLLIVTSIGYQVESSTFQHLLGHAEIQYMAKEMEMAHAEYVNLKEQDADRAEAFLLLTGLTVTPESQKLSLEQKRERLVFMEDHMKGLWSPRIKNLLQKHSGDEDWERLEQDLNSLISGCLDEKWDEQRMQNILRNVEDTFPTPEAPSQSQSKSDSSKSKENEAISNQEFLQLLKRLGLESHYPRKMGMGDFLTICKTSLQDSQPSQDKELPFYFLQKLLTVDYQVRCLTCWDDSNPCLATMPQSREQENRQSYSIEQFLGDSDGASPEPERKDSHVHPMDLQMAIFHCADDFLRQTLATKLAFCQLALPLLVPNPSTSHIEFPLYALSQIQRSWKEVEKSGNQAHTKSYNNKLIFQAHTPIVSFIRIGSSASSSKSQLLNGLLSKHKHDTFFHRHCRGSTRERSLMEGVVEIAWYCPRGNPDDTFERCVAFCNLHGDARDHGAQLQFLKEISAVNVALVPNWEHMDNRGKKLLEDLWQSQRPLLCLLTEKENVAAGQASKNIKIGIKNRNEAELMDQLTKTIGNLLEGSNPCFSLEACVDKARQLGFIVDADQDACVTAKGKAKELVELLKKEKLSEIKSQLLPLQGKLWHQWCQKDKELTRLQEKGNKSVEHHRSQIEYEKSELRRKQLEQAFPLNTLMNSFLGFLQAQPADTKKYFLHWMKVFMDELSCGRLEELRRDYHKLWSENLTEKKNQEQTRVKNLMNQLDSISDVLNNSSIGLEHLLREAGQIYEALQLIKSKKDNFVKLPEIAAELMVSGYPMELMDGDASYLPLHWVGAIFDSLIERLGDKRVFVLSVLGIQSTGKSTLLNAMFGLQFNVSAGRCTRGAFMQLIPVGEELQQDLGFDFVLVVDTEGLRAIQTANKQSLNHDNELATFVIGVGNMTMINIFGENPSEMQDVLQIAVQAFLRMKQVNLSPSCLFVHQNVGEATAKEQNKEAQRHFQEKLDEMTVVAAQQEFCDVSSFSDVIGFDVNTHIHYFAHLWVGDPPMAPPNPTYSHNVQQLKSKILQSAKKQSQGSILRLSSLKGRIGDLWNALLNENFVFSFKNSLEIAVYRKLESAYSQWTWKLRSHILDVQMRLDKKIRNGEMQNVTRQHLEGEVQKTSDAIEKEVEKYFREDKDRATLVQWKSNTELKLKELKETLLHETKKKCENLIELQKEQRKLDARKLHYEDELLRRSRELAVSLKGKSLSERELKDNFTLVWTQWITEVSRAARPPEQVNIEKEIEDVLLEHFKEPGFHARIRSFPRGRGFSFDPEKHIMKKKYLGYISDPRSISNADVINFQHITGNIIACVKANIAKKEEEKRDYNRNFIHEILNEVQKGVTSASSNATRTFNRDYSMDLSLYLCTMAAERFKAMHEAFQMANDPAVYLSSKREDFFQCFQISCQGATSVTTFAASLCDKIEPALSRAAYDRTAIGIADYMKGKFPDFQGSRANLEVCILRYLAEQENFEYFKCYLKRPEEFFQKYIGIQVQSYCLDGSRRLRKFLEDSFNNLYRNILSAISSSTQAVKDRKDRQDKVCLWLDEFCRELTEVINLPRSDLKGIEHQEVTDIEFLSSAMAQRLNYLRDRLMEEFDDADLSSFSWQPHTILAEHFSGCWAQCPFCGAVCTNTMRNHDGDHQVVFHRPRALMGTTWHGTNDLVIDICSSLVTSNLKFRFDNGKWIPYKRYRTAGPPISTWNILPDSSMQAYWKWFVSHFRTQLEALYDGKFQGKGEIPEAWGRITKQEALSELEKH